A single window of Amphiura filiformis chromosome 17, Afil_fr2py, whole genome shotgun sequence DNA harbors:
- the LOC140137231 gene encoding uncharacterized protein, whose protein sequence is MQTFNKCSLHMVICSSSKINKMSASNKSDENDDKHSKKKISINILDHEDQKDKTSKNIKQLQNIEYRHNDELCVRGHRIVLNMPRLLYMVVVLDTCSEMIPEYVENCFSSSYHVLSNSLISHILNILPVSTCIILSNDMTPLLMISSKMTNVVLSKILKLQNPHIIMIRIRPKSIVFASSFPWRALQKHVDEVHLKSSSSNQAIPASSDFARSQKPLTCAEQVSDCQNNLLPAILFVLHHQPQIFSHISRNLTSDLNSREIVTDVWLTENESDEYTIITDLKRQRPLFQNGILLNYVIESFGHCISLRTITTNPSTTLEAIAPVSCIVSSEKCDSNGFGSIGVIAEPQRHVFTWILIEHLFFTSLFKYLNSSFHFDLFFAFCQNAILLSLETSRFSHLPFVRGELESLQSLLLDASYSHVNDNAIFLKVAFRAEIVITFILPRNEALQFYHYCIQLAKDIGDELAEARMLIVYGQLLGQSKEYLDEAYRQLRRALVLLEPRGKCRELAWLLTAAGWNLFSRGLGICGKQYLIQALDMFQDLLDCSINTFRKSLLFSLGYSLLAKEEKRLEQRLAATASSLGLVLLHLNTPQEALTYLQQSLNLRLGLWEHHPSIGNTYNNISLCHQRLGDKEKALESSRMGLAIKRQYHGNSKEMMNSLNNVAINCSLVSGNHTEAIELLEEALILQEQFGLDTSDAATLYTSMSFVLQRKGQLEEALSWYRKAVALRREINGNTHLTTIRLINRLANILVHLQQYAEARDILEKQLVDNKTQSGDDLDKTAELLKDVNLKAGDQDKKGEIPQILVSDPVKLLNVRRADNIKQINLGYLQNSRRTTGTMVETVHDDRESVSKSCVQSQRIKLDDAVPADGQGTLKFTLMYHKSYKGTSGVDDDGIDSDDDLYGPEDTSLQTSRPHGNISHDKMQTNDEGRKLNRRRSVLEMDNEEEDLYGCNKVNDDDGDYMSRCSSTACDDDFTTCIDMRSEINPTNQVQQPLAEIKSSTLHQTEPSQRNLRPRTLHVSPQSAFAHVRKSTKNTLADNFPKQAVPYYQTQYHSLSQQPVAQPSDEVCDKPFQTLSVTDNTCTKQPLNNRVYSMNYRGNQTQTTVHQSHDPRRLPHSHTSSVTRKSKPNQTLTGSLGTITKQPNNSVHNLNQQRNPERNQPPPVFSGQSSDPFHSCQIGYHQYRPQPTNLQSLPNLRQSRSKNGESAEALSVSNGNSKTNQWLEVSNGNQKPTFNDLEDTNLLLSAKQIEGSNGVLRLVLGRLDDDDPHDVLPYDDHDVDDDTYHNMFFKHN, encoded by the exons TGAAAATTGTTTCAGTAGCTCTTATCATGTTCTTTCCAATTCTCTGATTAGCCACATTCTAAATATCCTCCCGGTTTCAACCTGTATAATTCTCTCAAATGACATGACACCATTACTTATGATCTCGTCCAAGATGACTAATGTTGTTTTGTCGAAGATACTAAAGTTACAAAATCCACATataattatgataaggataaggCCAAAGAGCATTGTATTTGCCAGTTCATTTCCATGGAGGGCACTTCAGAAACATGTTGATGAGGTACATTTAAAATCTTCATCATCTAATCAAGCAATTCCTGCATCTAGTGATTTCGCGAGGTCTCAGAAACCACTTACATGTGCAGAACAAGTATCTGATTGTCAAAATAATCTCTTGCCAGCCATTCTCTTTGTTTTACATCATCAGCCTCAGATATTCTCGCATATTTCGCGCAACTTGACATCAGATCTAAATTCAAGAGAAATTGTCACAGATGTATGGTTGACAGAAAACGAGAGTGACGAATATACTATAATCACTGATTTGAAAAGACAGCGTCCTCTTTTTCAGAATGGCATTCTGTTGAACTATGTAATTGAATCATTTGGACACTGTATCTCTTTGCGCACTATCACAACAAATCCTTCAACTACATTGGAAGCGATTGCACCAGTCAGCTGTATAGTATCGTCAGAAAAGTGTGATTCCAATGGATTCGGCAGCATAGGTGTCATAGCAGAACCTCAGAGACACGTATTCACCTGGATATTGATAGAACATCTGTTTTTTACTTCCTTATTCAAATACCTTAACTCTAGCTTTCACTTCGATCTGTTCTTCGCGTTTTGTCAAAATGCAATCCTTCTTTCTCTTGAAACCTCTAGGTTTTCACACTTGCCATTTGTGCGTGGAGAGTTGGAATCCCTCCAATCTCTCCTCTTGGATGCTTCGTATTCTCACGTAAATGACAACGCCATATTTTTGAAAGTAGCATTCCGAGCAGAAATTGTCATTACTTTTATCTTACCACGAAACGAGGCACTTCAGTTCTATCACTACTGCATTCAGCTGGCCAAGGATATCGGTGATGAACTGGCGGAGGCTAGGATGCTGATCGTCTATGGGCAGTTACTTGGTCAGAGCAAGGAGTATCTCGATGAAGCATATCGGCAGCTTCGACGAGCGTTGGTCTTGCTGGAGCCAAGAGGCAAATGTAGGGAATTGGCTTGGTTGTTGACAGCGGCAGGATGGAATCTATTTTCAAGAGGTCTGGGCATCTGTGGAAAACA ATATCTTATTCAAGCGCTTGACATGTTCCAAGATCTTTTGGACTGCTCCATCAACACCTTTCGCAAGTCCCTATTGTTTTCATTAGGATATTCTTTGCTTGCAAAAGAAGAAAAACGTCTTGAGCAGAGGTTAGCTGCAACTGCATCGAGTCTGGGACTTGTGCTTCTTCATCTTA ACACTCCTCAAGAGGCACTGACATACCTTCAACAAAGTCTGAACCTTCGTCTTGGTCTATGGGAGCACCACCCAAGCATAGGTAACACATATAACAACATCAGTTTATGCCATCAGCGATTAGGTGACAAGGAGAAGGCTCTAGAGAGCTCACGCATGGGACTCGCAATTAAAAGACAATATCATGGTAATAGTAAAGAAATGATGAATTCCCTCAACAATGTGGCCATTAACTGTAGTTTAGTTTCAGGTAATCACACAGAAGCCATAGAGCTCTTAGAAGAAGCTTTGATCTTACAAGAGCAGTTTGGTCTTGATACTTCAGACGCAGCAACCCTCTACACAAGCATGTCATTTGTTCTCCAGCGAAAGGGACAACTTGAGGAAGCACTCTCCTGGTATCGTAAAGCTGTGGCTCTTAGACGTGAGATCAATGGAAACACACACCTGACAACTATACGATTAATCAATCGTCTTGCAAACATCCTAGTCCACTTGCAGCAATATGCAGAAGCACGAGATATACTTGAAAAGCAACTAGTCGATAACAAGACCCAGTCTGGAGACGATTTAGACAAAACGGCAGAGTTGTTGAAAGATGTGAACTTGAAGGCTGGGGATCAGGATAAGAAAGGAGAAATTCCGCAGATCTTGGTATCAGATCCTGTAAAGCTTCTAAATGTCAGGAGAGCAGACAATATTAAGCAAATTAATTTGGGATACTTACAAAATAGTAGACGCACAACAGGAACCATGGTTGAAACCGTACATGATGACAGAGAGAGCGTATCTAAATCATGTGTCCAGTCTCAACGTATCAAACTGGATGATGCAGTTCCAGCTGATGGTCAAGGAACTCTGAAGTTTACACTAATGTACCATAAGTCCTATAAAGGAACCAGTGGTGTTGATGATGACGGCATCGACTCTGATGATGATCTTTATGGCCCTGAAGATACATCTTTGCAAACATCACGACCACATGGCAATATCTCACATGATAAAATGCAAACAAATGATGAGGGTCGcaaattgaatagacgaaggtctgTATTGGAGATGGATAACGAAGAGGAGGATTTATATGGATGCAACAAAGTTAACGACGATGACGGTGATTATATGTCAAGGTGCTCTTCCACAGCCTGTGATGACGACTTTACCACTTGTATTGACATGAGAAGTGAAATTAATCCTACAAACCAAGTTCAACAGCCTTTGGCCGAAATCAAGTCATCAACTCTTCATCAAACGGAACCAAGTCAGCGAAATCTTCGTCCACGAACGTTGCACGTGTCTCCACAATCTGCATTTGCACATGTCAGAAAGTCAACCAAGAATACTCTTGCCGATAACTTTCCAAAACAAGCGGTTCCATATTATCAGACACAGTACCATTCTCTTTCTCAGCAACCAGTTGCCCAGCCTTCAGATGAAGTATGCGACAAGCCTTTCCAAACCTTGTCTGTTACTGACAACACCTGCACCAAACAACCTCTAAACAATAGAGTTTATAGCATGAATTACCGTGGAAACCAAACTCAAACAACAGTCCACCAATCTCACGATCCTAGAAGATTGCCACATTCTCATACTTCTTCTGTAACACGCAAGAGCAAACCTAATCAGACATTAACAGGTTCCTTGGGTACCATCACGAAACAACCGAATAACAGTGTGCATAATCTGAACCAGCAAAGAAATCCAGAGAGAAATCAACCACCGCCCGTTTTCTCCGGTCAATCTAGTGACCCGTTTCACTCATGTCAGATAGGCTATCATCAATATCGGCCTCAACCAACAAACTTGCAAAGTCTCCCTAACCTTCGACAGAGCCGATCTAAAAATGGAGAATCTGCTGAAGCTTTAAGCGTCAGCAATGGGAATTCCAAGACAAATCAGTGGTTAGAAGTCTCAAATGGCAACCAGAAACCGACCTTTAATGACTTGGAGGATACCAATCTGTTGCTTTCAGCTAAGCAAATTGAAGGCAGCAACGGTGTCTTACGATTAGTCTTGGGACGTTTGGATGACGATGATCCGCACGATGTCTTACCATATGATGACCATGATGTCGATGACGATACCTATCATAATATGTTTTTCAAACACAATTGA